In the genome of Oscarella lobularis chromosome 1, ooOscLobu1.1, whole genome shotgun sequence, one region contains:
- the LOC136195266 gene encoding protein sidekick-1-like isoform X2, whose product MRRSSAFIALGTLALTATFGTCQLNVDLQFPSKTSILVEGKAYISGFITCAAASSPTLVLNLYHIDSQGNRQIVVDGGDGGRVGLLSHSVLGITLLTGILATAKVSDRGIYECEGQDNGMTSQKNATIYVDVPPSASKITVASTASNGIVAHGMSFSINCSAGGSISPIPVITLSRDGTAIGNATGHQLLHTVSSATNADEGNYTCLASNRQGNATRSLPNLIDVQVPANVETFTSMKNLPQNTTIEIEEGTDDGLNCIASGDPILTVKIFYGNRVLNESSVRKSISATLQSVKVGEDDGSFACSASNSIHTGIRNLTVIVYRKARVTFFTNMTKCIEKEKLATLECNADGDPAPDVTILDPGGNNLANSTMKATYSFTASESLDGTYMCNAKNKYNTENRTFTLRVAREPDAPTGVQVGDGALGAGELKFAWMAPVHNCDTDFPVIRYRLLCRGGGSTRVDVIISAPSTEQSVPESSFHSSIHYNCSVSAENTIGNSSQSNPFLLMEPSGSPGRPTAVTEPRSAVVSWTAIPAGDRHGVIRNYTIVVSCVSAHCQSQPPMLFSSTSLQRNIYRLPPNADYRVQVSGHNVIGEGPQSPPFTFTTKPDKPTGSPQSFAIPRQLIHPTNFTVMWQEILFIQQNGAITSYTVYVECVTASSTCRTQTKSVDAPLLSVEITNLSPFTSYTVTVSGWNKEGEGPRSSLRVTTAQGVPGPVQNLMATPFNTRAVNVSWTEPSALNGELQRYDVTYSPSGTTIYASTPSIVIGNLMDEKYTFEVRVVTGGGSSQQRTAEQRPVFPHTVSGPEKTIPLEFNSKRTISGDFRSYPFRGVVKLMRSNEDLTSSADVSNRTEAPPHSQRLTYTVSKVGSYSCAFAGPADSATFEVTGISGRNSEFNAEST is encoded by the exons ATGCGGAGGTCGAGTGCTTTTATCGCCCTCGGTACTTTAGCGCTGACAGCGACATTTGGAA CTTGCCAGCTCAATGTCGATCTCCAGTTTCCGTCAAAGACTTCTATCCTAGTGGAAGGAAAAGCATACATCAGTGGCTTTATTACCTGCGCTGCTGCTTCCAGTCCAACTCTCGTGCTAAATTTGTATCACATCGACAGTCAAGGAAATAGACAAATTGTTGTGGATGGTGGAGATGGTGGAAGAGTTGGTCTTTTGTCTCATTCCGTTCTCGGGATCACGCTTCTCACAGGTATTCTCGCAACCGCGAAAGTAAGTGACAGAGGCATCTACGAATGTGAGGGTCAAGACAATGGAATGACGAGTCAAAAGAATGCTACTATTTATGTAGACG TGCCACCTTCTGCAAGCAAAATTACCGTCGCTTCAACAGCATCAAATGGAATTGTAGCTCACGGGATGTCATTCTCAATCAATTGCTCAGCCGGTGGATCGATCAGTCCTATTCCAGTCATCACTTTGAGTCGTGATGGAACTGCCATTGGCAACGCAACAGGTCACCAACTTCTTCATACTGTGTCCAGTGCAACAAACGCAGATGAAGGCAACTATACGTGTCTGGCTAGTAATCGCCAGGGCAATGCAACGAGGAGTCTTCCAAATTTAATAGATGTACAAG TTCCAGCAAATGTTGAGACGTTTACCTCAATGAAAAATCTACCTCAAAACACGACaatagaaattgaagaagggACTGATGATGGACTGAACTGCATAGCTTCAGGAGATCCAATACTGACagtgaaaatattttatgGCAACAGAGTGCTAAACGAATCGAGTGTTAGAAAGTCAATAAGTGCTACTCTGCAGTCAGTGAAAGTTGGAGAAGACGATGGATCATTTGCTTGCAGTGCAAGTAATAGCATTCATACAGGGATAAGGAATCTCACTGTCATTGTTTACA GAAAAGCAAGAGTGACATTTTTCACTAACATGACCAAGTGcattgaaaaggaaaagctTGCAACGCTTGAGTGCAACGCAGATGGAGATCCAGCACCAGACGTCACAATACTTGATCCAGGAGGAAATAATTTGGCAAATAGCACAATGAAAGCAACGTACTCTTTCACGGCATCCGAGTCACTTGATGGCACGTATATGTGCAATGCGAAGAATAAGTACAACACAGAAAATAGAACGTTCACTTTACGTGTAGCAC GCGAGCCTGATGCACCCACGGGTGTGCAAGTCGGCGATGGCGCATTAGGAGCTGGCGAGCTGAAATTCGCGTGGATGGCTCCTGTTCATAATTGTGATACTGACTTCCCTGTTATCAGATATAGATTGCTGTGTAGAGGAGGAGGGTCTACACGAGTTGACGTGATCATATCTGCTCCATCTACAGAGCAATCTGTACCAGAATCATCATTTCACTCCTCGATTCATTACAATTGTTCAGTCAGTGCTGAGAATACTATAGGGAATAGCAGTCAAAGCAATCCTTTTCTCCTTATGG AGCCTAGCGGATCTCCTGGAAGGCCAACCGCTGTAACGGAGCCAAGATCGGCGGTTGTGTCATGGACC GCTATACCCGCAGGGGATCGGCACGGAGTCATTCGAAATTACACCATTGTTGTTTCATGTGTATCAGCTCACTGCCAGAGTCAACCTCCAATGTTATTTTCGTCTACATCGTTGCAACGAAACATTTACCGACTGCCTCCCAACGCGGACTATAGAGTGCAAGTGAGTGGTCACAACGTCATTGGAGAGGGGCCCCAAAGTCCGCCGTTCACTTTTACGACTAAACCTGATA AGCCAACTGGGTCACCACAATCGTTTGCCATTCCTCGGCAACTCATCCATCCGACCAACTTCACGGTGATGTGGCAG GAAATATTGTTTATTCAACAAAATGGCGCAATAACATCATACACAGTGTATGTCGAATGCGTGACTGCATCATCGACTTGTCGCACTCAAACGAAATCAGTTGATGCTCCACTTCTCAGTGTTGAGATCACCAACCTAAGTCCATTCACGTCATACACAGTGACAGTATCAGGATGGAATAAAGAAGGTGAAGGACCGAGAAGTTCTTTACGTGTCACTACCGCACAAGGAG TACCGGGTCCAGTGCAGAATCTGATGGCCACTCCATTCAATACAAGAGCAGTGAATGTGTCTTGGACAGAGCCATCCGCTCTAAACGGAGAGCTTCAGCGCTACGATGTTACCTATTCGCCCAGTGGAACGACTATCTACGCAAGTACGCCTTCAATTGTGATAGGAAATCTAATGGACGAGAAGTACACGTTTGAAGTAAGAGTGGTGACCGGAGGGGGAAGCAGTCAACAGAGAACAGCGGAACAGCGTCCCGTCT TTCCTCACACAGTATCAGGTCCCGAAAAGACCATTCCTCTGGAGTTCAATTCCAAAAGAACAATTTCGGGTGACTTTCGAAGCTATCCATTCAGAGGAGTGGTCAAACTGATGAGATCTAATGAGGACCTGACTTCATCAGCCGACGTCAGTAACAGAACAGAAGCTCCTCCCCACAGTCAGCGTCTGACGTACACTGTAAGTAAAGTTGGATCCTATTCATGTGCATTCGCTGGTCCAGCAGATTCTGCCACATTTGAAGTAACTGGTAT CTCCGGCagaaattctgaattcaACGCAGAGTCCACTTAG
- the LOC136195266 gene encoding protein sidekick-1-like isoform X1, protein MRRSSAFIALGTLALTATFGTCQLNVDLQFPSKTSILVEGKAYISGFITCAAASSPTLVLNLYHIDSQGNRQIVVDGGDGGRVGLLSHSVLGITLLTGILATAKVSDRGIYECEGQDNGMTSQKNATIYVDVPPSASKITVASTASNGIVAHGMSFSINCSAGGSISPIPVITLSRDGTAIGNATGHQLLHTVSSATNADEGNYTCLASNRQGNATRSLPNLIDVQVPANVETFTSMKNLPQNTTIEIEEGTDDGLNCIASGDPILTVKIFYGNRVLNESSVRKSISATLQSVKVGEDDGSFACSASNSIHTGIRNLTVIVYRKARVTFFTNMTKCIEKEKLATLECNADGDPAPDVTILDPGGNNLANSTMKATYSFTASESLDGTYMCNAKNKYNTENRTFTLRVAREPDAPTGVQVGDGALGAGELKFAWMAPVHNCDTDFPVIRYRLLCRGGGSTRVDVIISAPSTEQSVPESSFHSSIHYNCSVSAENTIGNSSQSNPFLLMEPSGSPGRPTAVTEPRSAVVSWTAIPAGDRHGVIRNYTIVVSCVSAHCQSQPPMLFSSTSLQRNIYRLPPNADYRVQVSGHNVIGEGPQSPPFTFTTKPDKPTGSPQSFAIPRQLIHPTNFTVMWQEILFIQQNGAITSYTVYVECVTASSTCRTQTKSVDAPLLSVEITNLSPFTSYTVTVSGWNKEGEGPRSSLRVTTAQGVPGPVQNLMATPFNTRAVNVSWTEPSALNGELQRYDVTYSPSGTTIYASTPSIVIGNLMDEKYTFEVRVVTGGGSSQQRTAEQRPVFPHTVSGPEKTIPLEFNSKRTISGDFRSYPFRGVVKLMRSNEDLTSSADVSNRTEAPPHSQRLTYTVSKVGSYSCAFAGPADSATFEVTAPAEILNSTQSPLSLDGSSISIFVEARQYPDIPEISCADLTGEVSTLESPDGANYRRATFTVPTARTVECSIVGTDKTVTIVIEGGSSKTGPIFGLPGWYDYLVVGIIFLFLFYCSLFYYFF, encoded by the exons ATGCGGAGGTCGAGTGCTTTTATCGCCCTCGGTACTTTAGCGCTGACAGCGACATTTGGAA CTTGCCAGCTCAATGTCGATCTCCAGTTTCCGTCAAAGACTTCTATCCTAGTGGAAGGAAAAGCATACATCAGTGGCTTTATTACCTGCGCTGCTGCTTCCAGTCCAACTCTCGTGCTAAATTTGTATCACATCGACAGTCAAGGAAATAGACAAATTGTTGTGGATGGTGGAGATGGTGGAAGAGTTGGTCTTTTGTCTCATTCCGTTCTCGGGATCACGCTTCTCACAGGTATTCTCGCAACCGCGAAAGTAAGTGACAGAGGCATCTACGAATGTGAGGGTCAAGACAATGGAATGACGAGTCAAAAGAATGCTACTATTTATGTAGACG TGCCACCTTCTGCAAGCAAAATTACCGTCGCTTCAACAGCATCAAATGGAATTGTAGCTCACGGGATGTCATTCTCAATCAATTGCTCAGCCGGTGGATCGATCAGTCCTATTCCAGTCATCACTTTGAGTCGTGATGGAACTGCCATTGGCAACGCAACAGGTCACCAACTTCTTCATACTGTGTCCAGTGCAACAAACGCAGATGAAGGCAACTATACGTGTCTGGCTAGTAATCGCCAGGGCAATGCAACGAGGAGTCTTCCAAATTTAATAGATGTACAAG TTCCAGCAAATGTTGAGACGTTTACCTCAATGAAAAATCTACCTCAAAACACGACaatagaaattgaagaagggACTGATGATGGACTGAACTGCATAGCTTCAGGAGATCCAATACTGACagtgaaaatattttatgGCAACAGAGTGCTAAACGAATCGAGTGTTAGAAAGTCAATAAGTGCTACTCTGCAGTCAGTGAAAGTTGGAGAAGACGATGGATCATTTGCTTGCAGTGCAAGTAATAGCATTCATACAGGGATAAGGAATCTCACTGTCATTGTTTACA GAAAAGCAAGAGTGACATTTTTCACTAACATGACCAAGTGcattgaaaaggaaaagctTGCAACGCTTGAGTGCAACGCAGATGGAGATCCAGCACCAGACGTCACAATACTTGATCCAGGAGGAAATAATTTGGCAAATAGCACAATGAAAGCAACGTACTCTTTCACGGCATCCGAGTCACTTGATGGCACGTATATGTGCAATGCGAAGAATAAGTACAACACAGAAAATAGAACGTTCACTTTACGTGTAGCAC GCGAGCCTGATGCACCCACGGGTGTGCAAGTCGGCGATGGCGCATTAGGAGCTGGCGAGCTGAAATTCGCGTGGATGGCTCCTGTTCATAATTGTGATACTGACTTCCCTGTTATCAGATATAGATTGCTGTGTAGAGGAGGAGGGTCTACACGAGTTGACGTGATCATATCTGCTCCATCTACAGAGCAATCTGTACCAGAATCATCATTTCACTCCTCGATTCATTACAATTGTTCAGTCAGTGCTGAGAATACTATAGGGAATAGCAGTCAAAGCAATCCTTTTCTCCTTATGG AGCCTAGCGGATCTCCTGGAAGGCCAACCGCTGTAACGGAGCCAAGATCGGCGGTTGTGTCATGGACC GCTATACCCGCAGGGGATCGGCACGGAGTCATTCGAAATTACACCATTGTTGTTTCATGTGTATCAGCTCACTGCCAGAGTCAACCTCCAATGTTATTTTCGTCTACATCGTTGCAACGAAACATTTACCGACTGCCTCCCAACGCGGACTATAGAGTGCAAGTGAGTGGTCACAACGTCATTGGAGAGGGGCCCCAAAGTCCGCCGTTCACTTTTACGACTAAACCTGATA AGCCAACTGGGTCACCACAATCGTTTGCCATTCCTCGGCAACTCATCCATCCGACCAACTTCACGGTGATGTGGCAG GAAATATTGTTTATTCAACAAAATGGCGCAATAACATCATACACAGTGTATGTCGAATGCGTGACTGCATCATCGACTTGTCGCACTCAAACGAAATCAGTTGATGCTCCACTTCTCAGTGTTGAGATCACCAACCTAAGTCCATTCACGTCATACACAGTGACAGTATCAGGATGGAATAAAGAAGGTGAAGGACCGAGAAGTTCTTTACGTGTCACTACCGCACAAGGAG TACCGGGTCCAGTGCAGAATCTGATGGCCACTCCATTCAATACAAGAGCAGTGAATGTGTCTTGGACAGAGCCATCCGCTCTAAACGGAGAGCTTCAGCGCTACGATGTTACCTATTCGCCCAGTGGAACGACTATCTACGCAAGTACGCCTTCAATTGTGATAGGAAATCTAATGGACGAGAAGTACACGTTTGAAGTAAGAGTGGTGACCGGAGGGGGAAGCAGTCAACAGAGAACAGCGGAACAGCGTCCCGTCT TTCCTCACACAGTATCAGGTCCCGAAAAGACCATTCCTCTGGAGTTCAATTCCAAAAGAACAATTTCGGGTGACTTTCGAAGCTATCCATTCAGAGGAGTGGTCAAACTGATGAGATCTAATGAGGACCTGACTTCATCAGCCGACGTCAGTAACAGAACAGAAGCTCCTCCCCACAGTCAGCGTCTGACGTACACTGTAAGTAAAGTTGGATCCTATTCATGTGCATTCGCTGGTCCAGCAGATTCTGCCACATTTGAAGTAACTG CTCCGGCagaaattctgaattcaACGCAGAGTCCACTTAGTCTCGATGGGTCGTCTATTTCAATATTTGTCGAAGCTAGACAGTATCCAGATATACCAGAAATCAGTTGTGCAGATTTGACAGGCGAAGTGTCAACGTTAGAATCTCCAGATGGGGCTAACTACAGGAGAGCTACATTCACTGTACCAACAGCGCGGACCGTGGAGTGCAGCATTGTTGGGACTGACAAGACGGTGACTATAGTCATTGAAGGTGGCTCATCTAAGACGGGTCCAATCTTCGGTCTTCCGGGCTGGTATGACTACTTGGTCGTTGgcataatttttttgttcttatTTTATTGCTCTTTATTTTACTATTTCTTCTGA
- the LOC136195328 gene encoding muscle M-line assembly protein unc-89-like: MAVVSAQVFALLLGIFSSLSQGKLTSYITVHDRRKYFVSEQPTSPDFLECGGAYDSDVKGLAIHLKLYRDQDYSTHTVTMTASGSVPAWPHQREYTYSCSDDRLANGGGAPISSGFCKFGVLRMSMEFSGRYDCEVQSAGTGHSESSSSEVLLEIYDKEILVDGSQSQDPSSGRVDEGSPLSFSCDVNRQADISSLTIQWRRNGVEVHNQKPPDLVTPFVFTIPKATPADAGRYECVVISQSQGDLVIDTLEANNPVVVNYSPRMAFFAPPSFRETNVAGVPEIHVPRGETFLLNCTIRAYPYLYNGTISLNNHTIVDNQRIENEYAEMTKTIRDPSSEDDGVYCCEASNEMGRQRQCLIVSVYTPMNISFFGVNEKEQGCLLNGTEAVLKCKAVGSPTPNVLILSPNGTVVGRSLKDHAEAEYSFPTTFTKEGSFLCHISNDIEQAITREYKFCTKKPDSSKKTLLIESIAGAGGGFLVVFILIVALIVYSKRRPRDPEEDLLVSSPSRPTTDEQIKIIAPIICYDWVDILRVIEPSFEGGDSFLRSVERRERQGGETDSAIFCLKKWIEQNPSANLLLAVCEAAEEANKRHLSENIAARFQDSALVGRYRALTMSSDFSSLRAETTTDTS; the protein is encoded by the exons ATGGCAGTCGTCTCGGCGCAAGTCTTTGCTCTTCTCTTGG gtattttctcttcgctaAGTCAAGGAAAGCTCACGAGCTACATCACCGTCCACGATCGCCGAAAATACTTCGTTTCCGAGCAGCCGACATCTCCGGACTTCCTGGAGTGCGGCGGCGCGTACGACAGCGACGTAAAAGGACTGGCGATTCACCTGAAGCTGTACAGGGATCAGGATTATTCGACGCATACCGTGACCATGACGGCAAGCGGAAGCGTTCCCGCGTGGCCGCATCAGCGCGAATACACCTATTCGTGCTCCGACGACAGGCTTGCAAACGGCGGCGGGGCTCCCATTTCGAGCGGGTTCTGCAAATTCGGAGTCCTCCGCATGAGTATGGAGTTCTCGGGTCGTTACGATTGTGAAGTGCAAAGCGCTGGCACGGGTCATTCGGAGTCGTCTAGTTCGGAAGTTCTTCTCGAGATCTACG ATAAAGAAATTCTCGTAGATGGGTCGCAGTCTCAGGATCCTTCGAGTGGCAGAGTCGACGAGGGCTCTCCGCTATCGTTctcttgtgacgtcaatcgtcAGGCGGACATATCGTCGCTCACAATACAATGGAGACGCAACGGTGTCGAAGTTCACAATCAAAAGCCACCTGACTTGGTCACTCCGTTCGTCTTCACGATTCCTAAGGCTACGCCGGCGGACGCCGGACGGTACGAGTGCGTTGTCATTTCACAAAGCCAGGGCGATTTAGTTATTGACACTCTGGAAGCCAATAATCCGGTAGTAGTAAATT ATTCTCCTCGAATGGCGTTCTTTGCTCCGCCTTCTTTTCGTGAAACGAATGTCGCAGGGGTTCCAGAAATCCATGTTCCTCGGGGggaaacgtttcttctgAACTGCACCATCCGAGCGTATCCGTACCTTTATAATGGTACGATATCTCTAAATAATCATACCATCGTTGACAATCAACGGATTGAAAATGAGTACGCCgaaatgacgaaaacgattcgtGACCCCTcttccgaagacgacggcgtctaCTGTTGCGAAGCGTCCAACGAGATGGGCCGACAACGTCAATGTCTTATAGTTTCCGTCTACA CGCCAATGAACATATCGTTTTTTGGGGTCAACGAGAAGGAGCAAGGCTGTCTTCTCAACGGAACTGAGGCCGTGCTGAAGTGCAAAGCAGTTGGAAGCCCTACCCCGAACGTTTTGATCCTCAGTCCAAACGGAACAGTTGTGGGCCGCTCTCTTAAAGACCACGCCGAGGCTGAATACTCGTTTCCCACGACGTTTACCAAAGAAGGCAGCTTCTTATGTCATATTAGCAACGACATCGAACAAGCAATCACTAGGGAGTATAAGTTTTGCACCAAGAAGCCAG ATTCATCTAAAAAGACCCTCCTTATCGAAAGCATCGCCGGTGCCGGAGGTGGCTTTTTGGTGGTTTTTATTCTTATAGTCGCTCTGATTGTTTACTCTAAAAG ACGGCCGCGCGACCCTGAAGAAGACCTCTTGGTTTCATCACCGTCACGTCCTACAACAG ATgaacaaataaaaatcatTGCCCCAATCATATGTTATGACTGGGTTGACATTCTTCGCGTCATCGAACCATCGTTTGAGGGCGGAGACTCGTTTCTCCGCAGCGTCGAACGTCGTGAGCGTCAAGGCGGCGAAACCGATTCTGCGATCTTCTGCTTGAAGAAGTGGATTGAACAAAACCCGAGTGCGAATTTACTTTTAGCTGTATGCGAGGCTGCTGAAGAGGCAAACAAGCGACATCTTTCCGAGAACATTGCCGCCAGATTTCAAGATTCCGCATTGGTTGGACGAT ATCGCGCGTTAACGATGTCCtccgatttttcttcgttgcgAGCGGAGACAACAACTGACACCAGTTGA
- the LOC136195288 gene encoding contactin-1a-like, which produces MPVQLAGTLVQTALVAFLFLKFGNCRFSLTSTLPSGSNIVKGRDYSSGILTCTATEATSLQLFRFDNVPGTVHSVSVPVIPILNGLFLTFSDSNVSTGTTDFYCEATNGSYFIRRHIVVHFDVPPDTSNVFARSNPSSGIVAEGTSFSINCSADASISPTPVIELLHVESSSNRTIWDHELVYVVDYASKADQGRYECWVRNRQGNVTKTIPISVLVPANVDRFTTIINVPNNRQVEIEEGTDERLECTASGDEPLTVKLLHNSQSLNESVSSTVRAVLTSVKIGQDDGTYTCTAVNGVKTDEENLTITVYVYKSASVKSFNNASQCIESGAGVTFECVAEGHPTPDVRIIGPLGNTLRSAKGKASYRLNRAENANDTYTCSVKNKYNAQNRTSTLRMARKPDAPTGVQVGDDASGANELKFMWTALTAHYCDADFPVRYRLQCTGGGSTPVNVIVSAPSTEHVVPESSFQSAVHYGCSVTAENAIGYSSPSNPFLLMEPSGSPGQPVVEAKSRSALVSWTAIPKEDRHGVIRNYTIDVLCISAHCQSELPLTLSSTSLQRNIPGLSPSTEYTVEVRGHNMIGEGPKSMPTNFTTACPSGVSIDLFAGLTFTLLFIILALSLALVYVVRKAQNTAKILRAYLKIESIQMSKNALYDEISAIKKKQQLGEENVTQSSAYDSLKAARQKETS; this is translated from the exons ATGCCTGTGCAATTAGCTGGGACGCTTGTACAAACGGCGCTAGTTGCTTTCCTCTTTTTGAAATTTGGAA ATTGTCGGTTTTCGCTAACGTCTACATTGCCATCGGGCTCTAATATTGTGAAAGGAAGAGACTATTCATCAGGGATTTTAACCTGTACTGCCACAGAGGCGACTTCTCTCCAGTTGTTTCGATTCGATAATGTCCCAGGAACTGTGCATTCGGTTTCTGTTCCAGTAATACCCATTCTCAACGGTTTATTCTTGACTTTTTCTGACTCTAATGTCAGCACTGGCACGACTGATTTTTACTGCGAGGCCACTAACGGTTCATATTTCATACGAAGACATATTGTAGTTCACTTTGATG TCCCACCTGACACGAGTAACGTTTTTGCTCGCTCTAATCCGTCAAGTGGCATTGTGGCTGAGggaacgtcgttttcaatcAACTGCTCAGCAGATGCATCAATCAGCCCCACTCCAGTCATTGAACTACTTCACGTGGAATCTTCTTCAAACCGTACTATCTGGGATCACGAACTGGTCTACGTTGTTGACTATGCAAGCAAGGCAGATCAAGGCAGATACGAGTGTTGGGTACGAAATCGGCAGGGTAATGTAACAAAGACCATACCAATTTCCGTTCTAG TACCAGCCAATGTGGACAGATTTACAACCATTATCAATGTTCCTAATAATAGACAGGTTGAAATAGAAGAAGGAACTGACGAACGATTAGAATGCACAGCTTCGGGAGATGAACCGCTGACAGTTAAACTACTTCACAACAGCCAATCTCTTAATGAAAGTGTCAGTTCAACTGTAAGAGCTGTGTTGACGTCAGTAAAAATTGGGCAGGATGATGGAACGTATACATGCACGGCAGTCAACGGTGTAAAAACGGATGAAGAAAATCTTACCATCACTGTTTATGTTTACA AAAGCGCTTCAGTCAAATCTTTTAATAATGCGAGTCAATGCATAGAAAGCGGTGCAGGAGTCACGTTTGAGTGTGTAGCAGAGGGACACCCTACGCCTGATGTCAGAATAATTGGTCCGCTTGGCAATACATTGCGATCTGCCAAGGGAAAAGCAAGCTACCGTCTTAATAGAGCTGAGAACGCTAATGACACGTACACATGCAGTGTCAAGAATAAATACAACGCGCAAAACAGAACTTCCACCTTGCGCATGGCAC GCAAGCCTGACGCCCCCACAGGTGTACAAGTCGGCGATGATGCATCAGGAGCTAATGAACTGAAGTTCATGTGGACGGCTCTCACCGCTCACTACTGTGACGCTGACTTTCCTGTCAGATATAGATTGCAGTGTACAGGAGGCGGGTCTACGCCAGTTAACGTGATTGTATCTGCACCATCTACAGAGCACGTTGTACCAGAATCATCGTTTCAGTCAGCAGTTCACTACGGTTGTTCAGTCACTGCAGAGAATGCCATCGGATATAGCAGTCCAAGCAATCCTTTCCTACTTATGG AACCAAGCGGATCTCCTGGACAACCAGTTGTTGAAGCGAAGTCAAGATCAGCGCTTGTGTCATGGACT GCTATACCAAAAGAGGATCGGCACGGAGTCATTCGAAATTACACTATTGACGTTTTATGTATATCAGCTCACTGCCAAAGTGAACTTCCGTTGACCTTGTCATCTACGTCCCTGCAACGAAACATACCTGGACTGTCTCCCAGCACGGAGTATACAGTGGAAGTGAGGGGTCACAACATGATTGGAGAAGGGCCCAAAAGTATGCCGACAAATTTTACAACAGCGTGCCCTAGTGGAG TCTCAATTGATCTCTTCGCCGGATTGACTTTCACActtctatttattattttggctctttCTCTTGCTTTGGTCTACGTTGTGCGCAAGGCTCAAAACACGGC GAAAATTCTACGTGCTTATTTGAAAATCGAGAGCATTCAAATGAGCAAAAATGCGCTGTATGACGAAATATCTGCCATAAAAAAGAAGCAACAACTTGGAGAGGAGAACGTGACCCAAAGCTCGGCATATGATTCTTTGAAAGCCGCTCGTCAAAAGGAAACGTCCTAG